The Opitutus sp. ER46 genome has a window encoding:
- a CDS encoding DUF3883 domain-containing protein, producing MAAGDDWSVAEVRRTVADYMDMLQFELTRQDYNKSAHRRTLLSQLAGRTDGAVELKHQNISAVLQGLECFWIPGYKPRGNYQQLLEDEVVAWLAAHPEFDLQARAAAEAPAVVPEDTDFSRFEEAKPELEVAEVVEEPTAPYDSQRIVAGRRDYVGREARNASLGAAGEKLALRYEQERLSRLGHDQLAGRVTHVAAKDDGAGFDILSYEPTGQERFIEVKTTAFAKETPFFASAKEVRFAQQFAPQYHLYRLFRFKTSPRCFILSGRFQQNCRLDPESYRCTFR from the coding sequence ATGGCTGCAGGTGACGACTGGTCGGTGGCAGAGGTGAGGCGCACGGTCGCCGACTATATGGACATGCTTCAGTTCGAGCTGACGCGGCAGGACTATAACAAGTCCGCCCACCGTCGGACGCTACTGAGTCAGCTCGCGGGCCGGACCGATGGGGCCGTCGAGCTGAAGCACCAGAACATCAGCGCGGTGCTGCAGGGCTTGGAGTGTTTCTGGATTCCGGGCTACAAGCCGCGCGGCAACTACCAGCAACTGCTCGAGGACGAGGTGGTGGCGTGGCTCGCCGCGCATCCTGAATTCGACCTGCAGGCACGAGCCGCCGCCGAGGCGCCAGCAGTCGTGCCGGAGGACACCGACTTCAGCCGTTTCGAAGAAGCGAAGCCTGAGCTGGAAGTTGCCGAGGTGGTGGAGGAGCCGACCGCACCGTACGACTCGCAGCGGATCGTGGCTGGCCGGCGCGATTACGTGGGACGCGAAGCCCGAAACGCGTCTCTCGGGGCGGCGGGCGAAAAGCTCGCGTTGCGTTACGAGCAAGAGCGGCTTTCGCGGCTCGGGCACGACCAGCTCGCTGGCCGCGTCACCCATGTCGCCGCGAAGGACGATGGCGCGGGCTTCGATATTCTTTCGTACGAGCCAACCGGTCAGGAGCGGTTCATCGAGGTGAAGACCACCGCGTTCGCCAAAGAAACGCCTTTCTTCGCGTCAGCGAAGGAAGTCCGCTTCGCCCAGCAATTCGCGCCACAGTACCACTTGTACCGGCTCTTTCGGTTCAAGACCTCCCCGCGCTGCTTTATCCTTTCGGGACGATTCCAACAGAACTGCCGGCTGGATCCTGAAAGTTACCGCTGCACATTTCGGTAA
- a CDS encoding dihydrofolate reductase family protein, with amino-acid sequence MPTDTSSGRVRVHCFSLSIDGFGAGPDQTLEQPLGVGGGTLHEWFFPTRTFRQMTGEDGGSTGVDDAFAVRGFEGVGAWILGRNMFGPIRGDWPDGAWKGWWGDTPPYHCPVFVLTHHARAPLVMEGGTTFHFVTDGIHSALRQAREAAAGKDVRIGGGVATVQQYLRERLIDELHLAIAPTLLGSGERLFAGLDPVQLGYHCVEHVTTPSALHVVLRRGE; translated from the coding sequence ATGCCTACCGACACCTCTTCCGGCCGCGTTCGCGTGCATTGCTTCAGTCTTTCGATCGACGGCTTTGGCGCGGGCCCAGATCAGACCCTTGAGCAACCGCTGGGGGTCGGAGGCGGGACGTTGCACGAGTGGTTTTTTCCGACGCGGACGTTTCGGCAGATGACGGGCGAGGACGGGGGCTCGACCGGCGTGGATGACGCGTTTGCCGTGCGCGGCTTCGAGGGCGTGGGCGCGTGGATTCTTGGCCGCAACATGTTCGGGCCGATCCGGGGCGATTGGCCCGATGGCGCGTGGAAAGGGTGGTGGGGCGACACCCCGCCGTACCATTGCCCGGTCTTTGTGCTGACGCATCACGCTCGCGCGCCGCTCGTGATGGAGGGCGGCACGACCTTCCATTTCGTCACGGACGGGATTCATTCGGCGTTGCGGCAGGCGCGGGAGGCCGCCGCGGGCAAGGACGTGCGGATCGGCGGTGGTGTCGCGACCGTGCAGCAATACCTGCGGGAACGCCTGATCGACGAACTGCACCTTGCCATCGCTCCAACCCTGCTCGGCTCCGGCGAGCGCCTCTTCGCCGGCCTCGACCCCGTGCAACTCGGCTACCACTGCGTTGAGCACGTCACGACTCCGAGCGCCCTGCACGTCGTGCTGCGGAGAGGTGAGTAG
- a CDS encoding anaerobic sulfatase maturase: MSPPPPPSPATAPFHVMTKPIGALCNLACRYCFYLEKAQLYPGSGDFRMKPELLEAYVRNHLAAQPGGEVHFTWQGGEPTLLGVPFFRQVVALQRKYAEGRVVHNALQTNAVLLDEEWAAFLAQEKFLVGVSIDGPRELHDAFRVDRGENPTFDRVIAGIELLQRHGVEFNTLTAVHRRNAKHPLRVYRFLREIGSGYIQFIPIVERSAPQNAAGLWLAAPPQPVTGAELDTQVTEWTVRPADFGEFLCTIFDAWVQRDVGRVFVQHFDAALANWVGVPPGVCVFAPKCGRALAVEHNGDVYSCDHYVYPEYKLGNVAQDPLATLVDSPAQVAFGDAKSATLPRYCRECPVRFACHGECPKHRFLRTPEGEPGLNYLCHAYRRFFTHIDSPMRTMARLLQTRHAPAAIMALPRAQWLPGRWSSR; encoded by the coding sequence ATGTCGCCCCCCCCTCCTCCTTCGCCTGCCACCGCCCCGTTCCACGTCATGACGAAGCCCATCGGCGCGTTGTGCAACCTGGCCTGCCGGTACTGCTTCTACCTCGAGAAGGCGCAGCTGTATCCGGGCAGCGGGGACTTTCGGATGAAGCCCGAGCTGCTCGAGGCCTACGTGCGCAACCACCTTGCCGCGCAACCGGGCGGCGAGGTCCACTTTACCTGGCAGGGAGGCGAGCCAACGCTGCTGGGCGTCCCGTTCTTCCGTCAAGTCGTCGCCCTGCAGCGGAAATACGCCGAGGGTCGGGTCGTCCACAACGCGCTGCAGACCAATGCGGTGCTGCTCGACGAGGAATGGGCGGCCTTCCTGGCCCAGGAGAAGTTCCTCGTGGGCGTGAGCATCGACGGCCCGCGGGAGCTACATGACGCCTTTCGCGTGGATCGCGGCGAAAATCCGACGTTCGACCGCGTGATCGCCGGCATCGAGCTCCTGCAGCGGCACGGGGTGGAGTTCAACACGCTCACCGCCGTGCATCGCCGCAATGCCAAGCACCCGCTGCGCGTGTACCGCTTCCTCCGCGAGATCGGCTCCGGGTACATCCAGTTCATCCCCATCGTGGAACGCAGCGCGCCCCAGAACGCCGCCGGCTTGTGGCTCGCCGCGCCGCCGCAGCCGGTGACCGGCGCCGAACTCGACACCCAGGTGACCGAATGGACCGTACGGCCGGCGGATTTCGGCGAGTTCCTGTGCACGATCTTCGACGCCTGGGTGCAGCGCGACGTCGGCCGGGTCTTCGTGCAGCACTTCGATGCCGCGCTGGCGAACTGGGTGGGCGTGCCGCCCGGCGTGTGCGTGTTCGCGCCGAAATGCGGTCGGGCACTCGCGGTGGAGCACAACGGCGACGTGTACAGCTGCGACCACTACGTCTACCCAGAGTACAAGCTGGGCAACGTGGCGCAGGATCCGCTCGCAACGCTGGTGGATTCACCCGCGCAAGTCGCCTTCGGCGACGCCAAGTCCGCCACCCTGCCCCGCTACTGCCGCGAGTGTCCCGTCCGGTTCGCCTGCCATGGCGAGTGTCCCAAACACCGGTTTCTGCGCACCCCCGAGGGTGAACCGGGCCTGAATTACCTCTGCCACGCGTACCGGCGCTTCTTCACGCACATCGACTCGCCGATGCGCACCATGGCGAGGCTCCTGCAAACCCGCCACGCCCCGGCCGCCATCATGGCGCTGCCGCGGGCGCAGTGGCTGCCGGGCCGCTGGAGCTCGCGCTAG
- a CDS encoding TonB-dependent receptor: MTPILTPRSSVPTWMAAAWRQAAAAAAVALPLISLHAQVPAAKDAPEEIVQLTPFTVTGQDDRGYQAQNSLAGTRLRTDLRDIAAPISAFTQQFLRDAAITDTSDLAGFMLSTEYDLSEDSAANMNSIKGDARPIRMRGIVLTNGTASPSVNFFKIDGRLDTFSLERLDQARGPNAILFGLGTAAGTVNATTKRARFDRNSGEVAIAGKRWGGLRTEADYNQIIIPKRLALRVAAVRDDQDSWRNFEYNNSERYFGTMKLKVAAKTEVDFEVEHGNVDKATRRVWTAYDAYTPWRDAGMPLATKATAGVQVLSTSPYIVYDTQTGGLMNWRNMTTSQKAVTADGTALVLADFSVLPRETSIVGPGFNQLKKYTRMTAFLTHQFTPDLNLEVSAFRHDNLATDFDPQLAAGLALQVDTNPKLPNGAVNPNAGRAYLEGLPQLGVSDTRDDSVRSILAYQHDFGPKLGRHSLAGVFQYNHQNYRQTVTREQVVVNPFNTSNPENNGNRVFRRTYVDLNAPSDQIVMANPLLMPSVSGLTESIGGKTVQTAWVPFNTGTQLNSNRQTSYIAALQSSWWRDRLHTVLGASRDERTDYYSTQTRTPLAPFTNGVITAEPGTVPFKNTANSFSFSGVVRVIDAVSLTYSQARNAGLPNPTGTLRTATGHPPAPKGESRDYGVKLDLFDHRLFVTATRFESGDKNDFDFTGVLAATINPIWNGLDAAGVLAANGLALDQVLDRTNGSTRDTDSEGYEVELTANPTPNWRIYANYTNSRTTVRNIGREMQDYIASNRALWEKNANVAISDTTTTARTVGSQLAVIDRAMFNQFVVQDGREPLGQMRHKFNLRTGYDFTQGPLKGITLGGAVRYNSANLIAFTAVPDADGNVARVSKYGSPQVYLDANVGYGRKFTALHRSIRWSLQLNVNNVLNNDAFVRLKENESGQLLSYRFNRPLEWIVTNRFEF; this comes from the coding sequence GTCTGTTCCCACCTGGATGGCCGCTGCGTGGCGCCAGGCCGCGGCGGCCGCCGCCGTCGCGCTGCCCCTGATTTCGCTGCACGCGCAGGTCCCGGCCGCCAAGGACGCGCCCGAAGAGATCGTCCAGCTCACGCCGTTCACGGTGACCGGCCAGGACGACCGCGGCTATCAGGCGCAGAACAGCCTCGCCGGTACCCGCCTGCGGACCGACCTGCGTGACATCGCCGCGCCGATCAGCGCCTTCACCCAGCAGTTCCTGCGCGATGCCGCGATCACCGACACCTCCGACCTCGCCGGTTTCATGCTCAGCACCGAGTACGACCTCTCGGAGGACTCGGCGGCGAACATGAACAGCATCAAGGGCGACGCACGGCCGATCCGCATGCGCGGCATCGTCCTCACGAACGGCACGGCCTCGCCTTCGGTCAACTTCTTCAAGATCGATGGCCGGCTCGATACCTTCAGCCTGGAGCGCCTGGACCAGGCCCGTGGGCCCAACGCCATTCTCTTCGGCCTCGGCACCGCGGCGGGGACGGTGAACGCCACGACGAAACGGGCGCGGTTCGACCGGAACAGCGGCGAAGTCGCGATCGCGGGCAAGCGCTGGGGCGGCCTCCGCACCGAGGCGGACTACAATCAGATCATCATTCCGAAGCGGCTCGCCCTCCGCGTGGCCGCGGTGCGCGACGACCAGGACAGTTGGCGCAACTTTGAGTACAACAACAGCGAACGGTACTTCGGCACGATGAAGCTCAAGGTGGCTGCGAAGACCGAGGTCGATTTCGAAGTCGAGCACGGCAACGTCGACAAGGCGACCCGCCGGGTCTGGACGGCGTACGACGCCTACACGCCCTGGCGCGACGCCGGCATGCCCCTCGCGACCAAGGCCACGGCCGGCGTGCAGGTCCTGTCGACCAGCCCGTACATCGTGTACGACACGCAGACCGGCGGGCTGATGAACTGGCGCAACATGACGACCTCGCAGAAGGCGGTGACCGCCGACGGCACCGCGCTCGTGCTGGCGGATTTCTCCGTGCTGCCGCGCGAGACCTCGATCGTGGGCCCGGGGTTCAACCAGTTGAAAAAGTATACCCGGATGACGGCGTTCCTCACGCATCAGTTCACGCCGGACCTGAACCTGGAGGTGTCGGCCTTTCGCCACGACAACCTCGCGACCGACTTTGACCCGCAACTCGCGGCCGGCCTGGCGTTGCAGGTCGACACCAACCCCAAGCTGCCGAATGGCGCGGTCAACCCGAACGCCGGGCGCGCCTACCTCGAAGGCCTGCCGCAACTCGGCGTCAGCGACACCCGCGACGACTCCGTGCGCAGCATCCTCGCGTACCAGCACGATTTCGGGCCGAAGCTCGGCCGCCACAGCCTCGCCGGCGTGTTCCAGTACAACCACCAGAACTACCGTCAGACCGTCACGCGTGAGCAGGTCGTGGTGAATCCCTTCAATACCTCGAATCCCGAGAATAATGGGAACCGCGTGTTCCGGCGCACCTACGTCGATCTCAACGCTCCCTCGGACCAGATCGTCATGGCCAACCCGCTGCTCATGCCCTCGGTGAGCGGGCTCACCGAATCCATCGGCGGCAAGACCGTCCAAACCGCGTGGGTGCCCTTCAACACCGGCACGCAGCTCAACAGCAACCGGCAGACCTCCTACATTGCCGCCCTGCAGAGCTCCTGGTGGCGGGACCGCTTGCACACGGTGCTGGGTGCCAGCCGCGATGAGCGCACGGACTACTACAGCACCCAGACGCGCACGCCGCTGGCGCCGTTCACGAACGGCGTGATCACGGCCGAGCCGGGCACGGTCCCGTTCAAGAACACGGCGAACAGCTTCTCCTTCAGCGGGGTCGTGCGGGTCATCGATGCGGTCAGCCTGACCTACAGCCAGGCGCGGAACGCGGGCCTGCCGAACCCCACCGGCACGTTGCGCACCGCGACCGGGCATCCGCCGGCACCGAAAGGCGAGAGCCGCGACTACGGCGTGAAGCTCGACCTGTTTGACCACCGCCTGTTCGTCACCGCCACGCGCTTCGAGTCCGGCGACAAGAACGATTTTGATTTCACCGGCGTCCTCGCGGCGACGATCAACCCGATCTGGAACGGCCTCGATGCGGCCGGCGTCCTCGCCGCGAACGGCCTGGCGCTTGACCAGGTGCTGGACCGGACGAACGGCTCGACGCGCGACACGGATTCCGAAGGCTACGAGGTGGAGCTGACGGCGAACCCGACGCCGAACTGGCGGATCTACGCCAACTACACGAACAGCCGCACGACGGTGCGGAATATCGGCCGCGAAATGCAGGACTACATCGCGAGCAACCGCGCCCTGTGGGAGAAGAACGCGAACGTGGCGATCTCGGACACGACCACGACGGCGCGCACGGTGGGCTCGCAGCTGGCGGTGATCGACCGCGCGATGTTCAACCAGTTTGTGGTGCAGGATGGGCGCGAACCGCTCGGCCAGATGCGGCACAAGTTCAACCTGCGCACCGGCTATGATTTTACCCAAGGGCCCCTGAAGGGGATCACCCTCGGTGGCGCGGTCCGTTACAACAGTGCGAACCTGATCGCCTTCACGGCCGTGCCGGATGCCGACGGGAACGTCGCGCGAGTCTCGAAGTACGGCAGCCCGCAGGTGTACCTGGACGCCAATGTGGGCTACGGGCGCAAGTTCACCGCGCTCCACCGGTCGATCCGCTGGTCGCTGCAACTGAACGTGAACAACGTCCTGAACAATGACGCCTTTGTGCGCCTGAAGGAAAACGAGAGCGGCCAGCTGCTGTCCTACCGGTTCAACCGACCGCTGGAGTGGATCGTCACGAATCGCTTCGAGTTCTGA